In Aciduliprofundum sp. MAR08-339, a single window of DNA contains:
- a CDS encoding helix-turn-helix domain-containing protein, whose translation MDEYNLKILAASAIKPVSVREIAYRFDIPLASAYRKIKELESMGLIKVEETRLTSDGKRYKLYRSQVENFEVSYHRDKLKIKLHIKWQEPEIIEKDILTPAI comes from the coding sequence ATGGATGAATATAACCTTAAAATCCTAGCGGCTTCGGCGATCAAACCGGTATCGGTTAGGGAAATCGCATACAGATTTGACATTCCTCTGGCCAGCGCGTACAGGAAGATCAAAGAGCTTGAAAGCATGGGTCTGATAAAGGTTGAGGAGACAAGGCTCACTTCGGATGGAAAGAGATACAAACTTTACCGCTCTCAGGTTGAGAATTTTGAAGTAAGTTATCACAGAGATAAATTGAAGATCAAACTGCACATAAAGTGGCAGGAACCAGAAATAATAGAGAAGGATATACTAACACCCGCCATCTGA
- the deoC gene encoding deoxyribose-phosphate aldolase produces MERQELAKYIDHTNLKAFATREDIKKLCGEAKKYGFYAVCVNPYRVKDAREFLRNTDIKVASVVGFPLGATFTETKVQEALMAVHNGADEIDMVMNIGAMKDGDYDTVERDIREVVEAVHPMGVKVKVIIETCYLTDEEKRKACELAKSAGADFVKTSTGFGSAGARVEDVRLMRSVVGSDMGVKAAGGIHSAREAVAMIEAGASRIGASRSVDIIETLEE; encoded by the coding sequence ACCAGGGAGGATATAAAGAAACTGTGTGGTGAGGCAAAAAAATACGGGTTCTATGCCGTGTGTGTGAATCCTTACCGGGTTAAGGATGCCAGGGAATTTTTGAGGAACACGGATATAAAGGTTGCCAGCGTGGTCGGCTTTCCGTTGGGTGCCACGTTCACCGAGACCAAGGTTCAGGAGGCACTGATGGCCGTGCACAACGGGGCTGATGAGATTGATATGGTCATGAACATAGGTGCAATGAAGGATGGCGATTACGACACCGTTGAACGTGATATAAGGGAGGTTGTTGAGGCGGTACATCCCATGGGTGTGAAGGTCAAGGTTATAATTGAGACGTGCTATCTTACAGACGAGGAAAAAAGGAAGGCATGTGAACTTGCCAAGAGTGCGGGGGCAGATTTTGTCAAGACCTCCACTGGATTTGGAAGCGCAGGCGCAAGGGTTGAAGATGTTCGTCTCATGCGCAGCGTGGTTGGTTCTGACATGGGTGTGAAGGCAGCAGGCGGAATACACAGTGCCAGGGAGGCTGTTGCAATGATTGAGGCCGGAGCCTCTAGGATCGGAGCGAGCAGAAGTGTGGATATAATTGAAACGCTGGAGGAATGA
- the trm14 gene encoding tRNA (guanine(6)-N2)-methyltransferase — protein sequence MIYLSTTVMGLEDIASKEIKKFGGEIKKAERGKVLFVGDEDLIYKLNYVSKGVFRITLLLGMGRIENLNDIREIIKNSDFCIKRTFAVRSKRKGKHEFTSMDINAVVGEEILKKCPEAKVNLDDPDVTFLTWLEDEDFFFTMDTTGESLHRRGYRVYQHPAPINPVLASLMLRFAGWSGERLVDPFCGSGTILIEAYHNYNGIPNKWRDFSFKKLPIYDEERWKEIKHSVDREMKNKKLNLIGVERFEKHVRGCIKNLEHSAVKANCILGDAEKLHEYVRGTEHIITNPPFGLRIGSKKKIFRLYENFARELEEHFSGAILTLIIPYKKFEVYFDVLEKREIMYGDLHTKIYRFKI from the coding sequence GTGATTTACCTATCCACAACTGTAATGGGCTTGGAAGATATCGCATCCAAAGAAATTAAAAAATTTGGTGGAGAAATTAAAAAGGCTGAAAGAGGAAAAGTTCTTTTCGTCGGGGATGAAGATTTGATCTATAAGTTAAACTACGTCTCCAAGGGAGTTTTTAGAATTACATTGCTCCTAGGCATGGGTCGGATTGAGAATCTCAATGACATAAGGGAAATAATAAAAAACTCAGATTTCTGCATAAAAAGGACATTCGCTGTAAGGAGTAAAAGGAAAGGAAAGCATGAGTTCACAAGTATGGACATAAACGCTGTTGTTGGAGAGGAGATACTGAAGAAATGCCCAGAGGCGAAGGTGAATCTAGATGACCCAGATGTAACATTCCTCACCTGGCTTGAAGATGAGGATTTTTTCTTCACCATGGATACCACGGGAGAGAGTTTGCACAGACGAGGATATCGCGTGTATCAGCATCCTGCACCCATAAATCCAGTGCTGGCATCTCTGATGCTCAGATTCGCAGGATGGAGTGGAGAGAGGCTTGTGGATCCATTCTGCGGCTCTGGGACAATTCTTATAGAGGCTTATCACAATTACAATGGAATTCCAAATAAGTGGAGAGACTTCTCGTTCAAAAAACTTCCAATTTACGATGAGGAAAGGTGGAAAGAAATAAAGCATTCTGTGGATAGGGAAATGAAGAATAAAAAGTTGAATCTAATTGGAGTGGAAAGATTCGAAAAACATGTGAGGGGCTGCATAAAGAATCTAGAGCACTCTGCTGTTAAGGCAAATTGCATTTTGGGTGATGCTGAAAAACTGCACGAGTATGTGAGAGGAACAGAACATATAATCACAAACCCGCCATTCGGATTGAGAATAGGTTCCAAAAAAAAGATATTCAGATTGTATGAAAATTTTGCCAGAGAGTTGGAGGAACATTTTTCAGGCGCAATTTTAACGCTCATCATTCCATACAAAAAATTTGAAGTGTATTTTGATGTGCTGGAGAAAAGGGAGATCATGTACGGAGATTTGCACACTAAAATTTACAGATTCAAAATATAA
- a CDS encoding CPBP family intramembrane glutamic endopeptidase → MQVISLATTLILAYMVQVNVFGSVPSLKALGLALLFTPLAILVPYLTNLEGERVSYKPPENFVPEKLWLRILLFIILAPISEEILYRGLLEGYLILHTSSLIAILVPAVLFSIIHYAPFKNAPKNVIISILLSSLILGIIAGWLRAYSNSIIPAIIVHGEFNIIGVRKG, encoded by the coding sequence ATGCAGGTAATATCCCTAGCAACCACACTGATACTGGCATATATGGTGCAGGTGAATGTATTTGGTTCAGTACCCTCATTGAAGGCCTTGGGCCTTGCACTGTTATTCACTCCTCTGGCCATTCTGGTACCTTATTTAACAAATTTGGAGGGTGAGAGGGTATCCTACAAGCCGCCTGAGAACTTCGTTCCTGAAAAACTGTGGTTGAGGATCTTGCTCTTCATCATACTCGCTCCTATAAGCGAGGAGATTCTCTACAGGGGCCTTCTTGAAGGATATTTGATATTGCACACATCATCCCTCATTGCGATCCTCGTTCCCGCAGTTTTATTCTCCATCATTCATTACGCACCATTCAAAAATGCACCCAAAAATGTCATAATCTCCATACTGCTCTCCTCATTAATCCTGGGCATCATTGCTGGATGGTTAAGAGCATACTCCAATTCCATAATTCCTGCAATTATCGTGCACGGGGAATTCAACATTATTGGCGTGAGAAAAGGGTGA
- a CDS encoding fibrillarin-like rRNA/tRNA 2'-O-methyltransferase, translating into MRKSRYPGVYTDGRHFYTRSKYGESVYGEKILEEGGRYFRRWEPMRSKLSAAMHLHLENFPFKDSKILYLGAATGTTVSHLSDIADMIWAVEISPMAMNKLVHLAERRDNIVPLLNDARYPEKYAMFVERPEVLYQDISQRDQVNIFIKNMDYFAPKYGFLMLKTRTIDIRKKPKEILQDTVKKVGKFFSVEEILNISRYQKDHYALVLRK; encoded by the coding sequence ATGCGGAAGTCCAGATACCCAGGGGTTTACACCGATGGAAGGCATTTCTATACACGCTCCAAGTACGGAGAGAGCGTTTACGGTGAGAAAATATTGGAGGAAGGGGGCAGATATTTCAGGAGATGGGAGCCTATGAGAAGCAAGTTGAGCGCGGCAATGCACCTTCATCTTGAGAATTTTCCCTTCAAAGATTCAAAAATACTTTATCTCGGGGCGGCCACGGGCACTACGGTGAGTCACCTTTCGGACATTGCGGATATGATCTGGGCTGTGGAGATATCTCCCATGGCTATGAACAAATTGGTGCACCTCGCTGAGAGAAGGGATAATATTGTGCCCCTGCTCAACGATGCTCGCTACCCCGAGAAATATGCAATGTTCGTTGAGAGACCCGAGGTGCTTTATCAGGATATATCCCAGAGGGATCAGGTGAACATATTTATCAAGAATATGGATTACTTCGCCCCTAAATACGGGTTTTTGATGCTCAAAACAAGGACCATTGACATAAGAAAAAAGCCCAAGGAAATTCTGCAAGATACTGTAAAGAAGGTGGGTAAATTCTTCAGTGTTGAAGAGATACTTAACATTTCCAGATATCAGAAGGACCACTACGCACTGGTGCTCAGGAAGTGA
- a CDS encoding NAD-dependent epimerase/dehydratase family protein, whose translation MKIMVTGGAGFIGSHIVDRLVNSGEYVVVYDNLSSGKMEFIEQHIGKENFKFVKADLLDFDTLKKEMHGVDLVYHVAANPDVRLGSSDTHVHIEQNVMATYNVLEAMRLNGVRDIVFTSTSTVYGEASVIPTPEDYGPLIPISLYGASKLGAEAFITSYAHTFDMRAVIYRFANIVGPRSTHGVIYDFIMKLSRNPEELEILGDGIQTKSYLYIEDCVDAILFGYKNRKNDVEIFNIGSEDWVNVRKIADIIVEEMCLKDVKYRFTGGKRGWKGDVPKMLLSIEKIKSYGWKPKYNSEESVRLTARSLIKELNGSDGGC comes from the coding sequence ATGAAGATAATGGTGACTGGTGGAGCAGGATTCATAGGAAGTCACATCGTTGATAGACTTGTGAATAGTGGGGAGTATGTGGTTGTTTACGACAACCTGAGTTCTGGAAAGATGGAGTTTATAGAGCAGCACATCGGTAAAGAGAATTTCAAATTTGTGAAGGCAGATCTTCTGGATTTTGATACCCTGAAAAAGGAAATGCACGGTGTGGACTTGGTATACCATGTGGCGGCCAATCCCGATGTGCGTCTCGGTTCAAGCGATACTCATGTGCATATTGAGCAGAATGTTATGGCCACCTACAATGTTCTGGAAGCAATGCGTCTCAATGGTGTGAGGGACATAGTATTCACCTCCACCTCCACAGTATACGGCGAGGCATCAGTTATTCCCACCCCTGAAGATTACGGTCCTCTGATACCAATTTCTCTGTATGGGGCATCAAAACTCGGGGCGGAGGCCTTCATAACTTCCTATGCGCACACTTTTGATATGCGTGCAGTTATCTATAGATTTGCGAACATTGTTGGTCCAAGGAGCACTCATGGTGTGATTTACGATTTCATAATGAAACTGAGCAGAAATCCAGAAGAACTGGAGATACTGGGTGATGGTATCCAGACAAAATCGTACCTGTACATAGAGGATTGTGTGGACGCAATACTGTTTGGCTATAAGAACAGGAAAAATGATGTTGAAATCTTTAACATTGGGAGCGAAGACTGGGTCAATGTGCGTAAGATTGCTGACATAATTGTGGAGGAAATGTGCCTCAAAGATGTCAAATACAGGTTTACGGGAGGCAAAAGAGGATGGAAGGGAGATGTTCCAAAGATGCTTTTATCCATAGAGAAAATAAAATCCTACGGCTGGAAACCAAAATACAACAGCGAGGAAAGTGTGAGGCTTACCGCAAGGAGTTTGATAAAAGAGTTGAATGGATCAGATGGCGGGTGTTAG
- the ileS gene encoding isoleucine--tRNA ligase, which yields MEIKSIRDFPKLEERILDDWERNNIFEKLRMKNRGNERFIFLEGPPTANGMPHIGHALTRAVKDLILRYKAMNGYDVEPWIGGWDCHGLPVEIEVEKKLGINSKKEIEKYGIKRFNKLCKESVFKYRDEWIKMTKRIGFWIDMDNAYVTMENYYIESVWWALKKIYEKGLLVKDYKVVPYCPRCGTPLSSHEVAQGYKETKDPSVYVKFKVADEDAYFLVWTTTPWTLPSNLLLAVGKDIDYALVEYEGEKYYIAKARIPAVLGEARIIREMKGSELIGKRYERLIPFVPVDFDAFYVTWGDFVSTEDGTGIVHIAPAFGEDDYLVCKREGVPLIKPVNEEGRFTDTPWKGKFVKDADPEIMAWLKEQGKLFKKGTVKHTYPFCWRCGTPLLYYALDTWYIKMSNLREELLKNNEKVNWKPGHLKYGRFGNFLNDVKDWALSRNRYWGTPLPVWRCEDGHIYMPESIEDLLNHADPSSVPDDFEPHRPWVDEIEVKCPVCGKPMKREPYLIDVWFDSGSAFFAQFHYPYENRDEFKKSYPVDFITEALDQTRGWFYTLMAISTAVFGDAPYRNVLTLGLILDEDGEKMSKSKGNAVDPMQIMESVGADAVRFYFYSTPVWKSRRFSENLVREYAQKTLMTLWNVYVFFKNNAELDGFNPDKIGKVSFELDRWLISRLNSTIGEVRKSLDSLEIHKATKALERFIDELSNWYLRRSRRRFWKEEMGEDKISAYTALYNTLKSISRVMAPFTPFFADFMYKNLWGEKESVHLEPYPEVDPRALDLKLEEEMNIAIKVAEAGRRARQLSNIKLRQPLASMTVVADEKYGNVVRKFREVLMEEVNVKDVRILSSAEGMVNVEIRPNYRVLGPKLKGDMKKVIASLKSMPVEDVVRKIKGGGIEIMGYLLTSEDVEIVEKPTEGILAVEVEGLPMAVYLDTHVTRELRLEGLAREVVRRIQSMRKDMDLEYAQKIRTFYVADGELKDAIEMHRDYIMRETQSTSLEEGEVEGYRKDWKIEGMKITLTILP from the coding sequence ATGGAGATAAAGAGCATCAGGGATTTTCCAAAACTTGAAGAGCGCATATTGGATGATTGGGAGCGAAACAATATTTTTGAGAAGTTGAGAATGAAAAATAGGGGAAATGAACGGTTCATATTTCTTGAAGGGCCACCAACGGCCAACGGCATGCCCCACATAGGGCATGCTTTAACACGTGCTGTGAAGGATCTCATCTTGCGTTACAAAGCCATGAACGGATACGATGTTGAACCCTGGATAGGGGGGTGGGACTGCCATGGCCTGCCTGTGGAGATTGAGGTTGAGAAGAAACTGGGCATAAATTCAAAGAAGGAGATTGAAAAGTACGGAATTAAGAGGTTCAATAAACTGTGCAAGGAAAGCGTGTTCAAGTACAGGGATGAATGGATCAAGATGACAAAGCGCATAGGGTTCTGGATTGATATGGATAACGCATATGTGACCATGGAAAATTATTACATTGAGAGTGTTTGGTGGGCTCTGAAAAAAATATACGAGAAGGGGTTGCTTGTGAAGGATTACAAAGTTGTGCCCTACTGTCCGAGGTGCGGAACGCCTCTGAGTAGTCACGAGGTTGCCCAGGGATACAAGGAAACTAAGGATCCATCCGTTTATGTGAAATTCAAGGTTGCGGATGAGGATGCCTATTTCCTGGTATGGACCACAACACCTTGGACCCTGCCATCAAATCTCCTTCTTGCGGTGGGAAAGGATATTGATTACGCTCTGGTTGAGTATGAGGGTGAGAAATACTACATTGCAAAGGCTCGGATTCCTGCAGTGCTTGGGGAGGCAAGGATAATAAGGGAGATGAAAGGCTCTGAGCTGATTGGTAAGAGATATGAGCGTCTCATACCCTTTGTGCCTGTTGATTTTGATGCCTTCTATGTCACATGGGGAGATTTTGTTAGCACGGAGGATGGTACTGGGATAGTTCACATTGCTCCCGCATTCGGCGAGGATGATTATTTGGTCTGCAAGAGGGAGGGCGTGCCTTTAATCAAGCCCGTGAATGAAGAGGGCCGGTTCACAGATACCCCGTGGAAGGGAAAATTTGTTAAGGATGCAGATCCGGAGATAATGGCATGGCTGAAGGAGCAGGGTAAACTGTTCAAAAAGGGCACTGTAAAGCACACGTACCCATTTTGCTGGAGATGTGGCACACCACTTCTTTACTATGCCCTGGACACATGGTACATAAAAATGAGCAATCTTCGGGAAGAACTTTTGAAGAATAATGAGAAGGTGAACTGGAAACCCGGGCATCTCAAGTATGGAAGGTTTGGGAATTTCCTGAATGATGTTAAGGACTGGGCTCTCTCTAGGAACAGGTACTGGGGCACACCTCTGCCAGTGTGGAGGTGTGAGGATGGTCATATCTACATGCCCGAGAGCATTGAGGATCTCCTCAACCATGCGGATCCCAGTTCAGTGCCCGATGACTTTGAACCGCACCGCCCATGGGTTGATGAAATAGAGGTTAAATGTCCAGTTTGTGGAAAGCCAATGAAAAGGGAGCCCTATCTTATTGATGTGTGGTTTGATTCTGGAAGTGCATTCTTTGCACAGTTCCATTACCCTTACGAGAACCGGGATGAATTCAAAAAATCGTATCCTGTGGATTTCATAACCGAGGCACTTGATCAGACCCGTGGCTGGTTCTACACACTGATGGCCATATCCACCGCTGTTTTTGGAGATGCCCCGTATCGTAATGTGCTCACCCTTGGCCTTATCCTTGATGAGGATGGAGAGAAAATGAGTAAGAGCAAAGGGAACGCGGTTGATCCGATGCAGATCATGGAAAGTGTGGGTGCAGATGCGGTGCGTTTTTATTTCTATTCCACTCCTGTGTGGAAGAGCCGTCGCTTCTCTGAGAATTTGGTACGCGAATACGCTCAGAAGACCTTAATGACCCTCTGGAACGTGTACGTATTCTTCAAGAACAATGCGGAACTGGATGGTTTCAATCCTGATAAAATTGGGAAAGTATCCTTTGAACTTGACAGGTGGCTCATATCACGTTTGAACTCAACAATCGGGGAGGTCAGGAAAAGCCTTGATTCCCTTGAGATTCACAAGGCTACCAAGGCTCTGGAAAGGTTCATAGACGAACTCAGCAACTGGTACCTACGGCGCTCCAGACGCCGTTTCTGGAAGGAGGAGATGGGAGAGGATAAGATTTCAGCGTATACTGCCCTTTACAACACCTTGAAGAGCATATCAAGGGTTATGGCTCCGTTCACCCCGTTCTTTGCCGATTTTATGTACAAGAATCTATGGGGCGAAAAGGAGAGCGTGCACCTTGAACCCTATCCGGAGGTGGATCCTCGGGCACTTGATTTGAAACTTGAGGAGGAGATGAACATAGCCATAAAAGTTGCAGAGGCTGGAAGAAGGGCTAGGCAGCTGAGCAACATAAAACTCAGGCAACCTCTAGCATCAATGACCGTGGTTGCAGATGAAAAATATGGAAATGTGGTGAGGAAGTTCAGGGAAGTTCTTATGGAAGAGGTCAATGTGAAGGATGTGAGAATCCTGTCATCGGCGGAAGGAATGGTGAATGTTGAAATCAGGCCCAATTACCGTGTGCTCGGCCCGAAATTGAAGGGAGATATGAAGAAGGTTATTGCATCTCTAAAATCCATGCCCGTGGAAGATGTGGTGAGGAAGATAAAAGGTGGTGGCATTGAGATAATGGGATACTTACTCACATCCGAAGATGTGGAGATTGTGGAAAAACCTACAGAGGGTATTCTGGCAGTGGAGGTTGAGGGTCTGCCCATGGCCGTTTATCTTGATACCCATGTGACCAGAGAACTTCGCCTAGAGGGGCTGGCGAGAGAGGTTGTACGTAGGATACAGTCAATGCGCAAGGATATGGATCTGGAGTATGCCCAGAAGATAAGGACGTTCTACGTTGCGGATGGTGAATTGAAGGATGCTATTGAAATGCACAGGGATTACATAATGAGGGAGACCCAAAGTACATCTCTTGAAGAGGGAGAGGTGGAGGGTTATAGGAAGGATTGGAAGATAGAGGGTATGAAGATAACCCTAACAATTCTCCCATAA
- a CDS encoding small multi-drug export protein has protein sequence MNTDKMGKLVVRLYHFLFPIYGGTLFVITLYFLIPSLFIKVGTILFLYLVPPAGKESMVPALVVVFSPLYGAWSILIAAALITIIDSLVAWWTIWNWDLLKYIPLVGTYVKKIEKIGEKKWRNHPVMRKFAYAGLAAFVAIPFQGSGGFTAAIIGRLLGMHEYRVLLSIVVGSFAGSSIIGILAFFSILSFRHWGIFAIGGIIIFVAVIIIVYLWLRGEKNEDNGDWWSRIHRKSHR, from the coding sequence TTGAATACTGATAAAATGGGAAAACTTGTTGTTCGTCTTTACCATTTTCTATTTCCAATATATGGTGGTACTCTCTTCGTTATAACTCTCTATTTTCTCATTCCCTCTCTATTCATAAAGGTGGGTACGATTCTATTTCTTTATCTCGTACCTCCCGCCGGAAAGGAGAGCATGGTTCCAGCCCTTGTTGTCGTTTTTTCTCCACTTTACGGTGCATGGAGCATCCTCATAGCGGCTGCGCTCATAACAATAATAGATTCCCTTGTGGCCTGGTGGACCATCTGGAACTGGGATTTGCTCAAGTACATACCCCTGGTGGGTACCTATGTGAAGAAGATTGAGAAAATAGGAGAGAAAAAATGGAGAAACCATCCGGTGATGAGAAAATTTGCCTATGCTGGTCTGGCGGCCTTTGTTGCCATACCGTTTCAAGGTTCGGGGGGCTTCACGGCCGCGATAATTGGAAGGTTGCTGGGTATGCACGAGTACAGGGTTCTTCTCTCAATTGTTGTTGGTTCTTTTGCGGGAAGTTCTATAATCGGGATACTTGCATTTTTCTCCATTCTGAGTTTCAGGCACTGGGGAATATTTGCCATAGGGGGAATAATTATATTTGTGGCCGTAATTATCATTGTGTACCTTTGGTTGAGAGGTGAAAAGAATGAAGATAATGGTGACTGGTGGAGCAGGATTCATAGGAAGTCACATCGTTGA
- a CDS encoding cyclic 2,3-diphosphoglycerate synthase, giving the protein MVKRKVLILGAAGRDFHNFNVFFRNNPDYEVVAFTATQIPDIEGRVYPPELAGELYPNGIPILAEEDMEKIIKEKGVDVVVFAYSDVPHEHVMHLASRAHAAGADFWLLGPESTMIKSSKPVIAVTAVRTGSGKSQTSRRVFKLLCDRGLKVVSIRHPMPYGDLVKQRVQRFASYEDLDKYECTIEEREEYEPYIDMGGVVYAGVDYEAILREAEKEADVIIWDGGNNDFPFYKPDLWIVVADPHRPGHEMKYHPGETNFRAADVIIINKMETANRDDIQKVIDDIRIANPNATVIEAASPLFVDNPELIKGKKVLVVEDGPTLTHGGMRYGAGYVAAKRFGAKEIIDPRPYAVGSIIDTYKKYTHLDVILPAMGYGEKQMKELEETINNADADVVVSGTPIDLNRVVKVNKPIVRVRYELDEIGKPDLEDIINDFLKKHNLS; this is encoded by the coding sequence ATGGTGAAGAGAAAGGTTCTGATTCTGGGAGCGGCAGGCAGGGATTTCCACAATTTCAACGTGTTTTTCAGGAACAATCCGGATTATGAGGTTGTTGCATTTACTGCCACGCAGATACCTGACATTGAGGGAAGGGTTTATCCACCGGAGCTTGCAGGAGAACTTTATCCGAATGGTATACCAATCCTTGCGGAGGAGGATATGGAGAAAATAATAAAGGAAAAGGGTGTGGATGTGGTTGTATTTGCATACTCCGATGTGCCTCATGAGCATGTTATGCATCTTGCCTCAAGGGCCCACGCGGCAGGTGCAGATTTCTGGCTTCTCGGACCTGAGAGTACAATGATAAAATCAAGCAAGCCTGTCATTGCGGTAACAGCCGTACGCACTGGTAGTGGTAAGAGCCAGACCTCACGCAGGGTTTTCAAACTACTTTGTGATCGCGGGCTGAAGGTTGTGTCCATAAGACATCCCATGCCATACGGGGATCTTGTGAAGCAGCGCGTTCAGAGATTTGCATCCTACGAGGATCTTGACAAGTATGAATGCACAATAGAGGAGAGGGAGGAGTACGAGCCCTACATAGATATGGGTGGAGTTGTGTATGCAGGCGTTGATTACGAGGCAATTCTTCGGGAGGCTGAAAAGGAGGCAGATGTGATAATATGGGATGGCGGAAACAACGATTTCCCGTTTTATAAGCCAGATCTGTGGATTGTCGTGGCTGATCCCCACAGACCGGGGCACGAGATGAAGTATCACCCCGGTGAGACCAATTTCAGAGCTGCAGATGTTATTATAATTAACAAGATGGAAACTGCAAACAGGGATGATATACAGAAGGTCATAGATGATATAAGGATTGCAAATCCAAATGCCACGGTCATTGAGGCAGCCTCTCCACTCTTTGTGGATAATCCTGAATTGATAAAGGGTAAAAAGGTGCTCGTGGTTGAGGATGGCCCCACATTGACCCATGGAGGAATGCGCTACGGAGCAGGATACGTGGCTGCAAAGAGGTTCGGAGCAAAGGAGATAATAGATCCAAGACCATACGCAGTGGGCTCAATAATTGACACATATAAGAAGTATACTCATCTTGATGTTATACTGCCTGCCATGGGCTACGGGGAGAAGCAGATGAAGGAACTGGAGGAGACAATAAACAACGCCGATGCAGATGTCGTGGTAAGTGGCACACCCATTGATCTCAATCGCGTGGTTAAGGTTAATAAGCCCATAGTGCGTGTTCGCTATGAACTGGACGAGATAGGCAAGCCAGATCTGGAGGATATAATAAACGATTTTCTCAAGAAACATAACCTCTCCTAA